In one window of Agromyces badenianii DNA:
- a CDS encoding PLP-dependent aminotransferase family protein, which produces MDGPILAIDRKAGTPLGVQLVEGLRRGILGGALRPGDPVPSTRALASELGVSRSAVVTAYEQLAGEGYLEMRQGAATRVAELGATTSVAAQARHREAAHDGEPAVAASGSSAASTPAASATPAAPASRTAPASLAALAVQGAPASPAAPASPDEPRINLLPGRPSTSRIDTRAWRSAWRHAAALDIPADAPPMFGVPRLRSEIADHLRLARGVSCSPDDIVVTAGTSEAVGLAAFAVATIAARPPVVAVEHPGYPSARRTLERRGADTAPVEVDADGLVVDALRRMPRAPDAVMVTPSHQYPLGGRLPVATRLELLAWARAAGALVIEDDYDSEFRHLGPPLPALASLASRDDAGRVVLVGSFSKVLTPWLRLGYLVLPPAGANPALREAIAGTRADETCPVPGIAQEAVAALLASGAVRRHIAVSRREYAHRRRLVLTALDGLRGAPLSGLDGGLHAVVEMRDAAASAAVVARLGSEGIGVAPLSDYSAVPGEERSGIVFGYAAPSDTQLVEGLARIRAAILDRLR; this is translated from the coding sequence ATGGACGGACCGATCCTCGCCATCGATCGGAAGGCCGGCACGCCACTCGGCGTTCAGCTCGTCGAAGGACTGCGCCGCGGCATCCTCGGCGGCGCCCTCCGCCCCGGCGACCCCGTTCCCTCGACGCGCGCACTCGCGAGCGAGCTCGGCGTCTCGCGCAGCGCCGTCGTGACGGCGTACGAACAGCTCGCCGGCGAGGGCTACCTCGAGATGCGGCAGGGGGCGGCGACCCGGGTGGCCGAACTGGGAGCGACCACGTCGGTCGCCGCGCAGGCCCGGCACCGGGAGGCGGCGCACGACGGCGAGCCGGCGGTCGCGGCATCCGGTTCGTCAGCGGCCTCGACGCCGGCAGCGTCGGCAACCCCCGCCGCACCCGCATCGCGCACCGCGCCCGCATCGCTCGCTGCCCTAGCCGTGCAGGGAGCGCCCGCGTCGCCCGCAGCGCCCGCATCGCCCGACGAGCCGCGCATCAACCTGCTGCCGGGCCGGCCCTCGACCTCGCGCATCGACACCCGCGCGTGGCGCTCGGCCTGGCGGCACGCCGCCGCCCTCGACATCCCCGCCGACGCCCCGCCCATGTTCGGCGTGCCGCGCCTGCGCTCGGAGATCGCCGACCACCTGCGGCTCGCGCGGGGCGTCTCGTGCTCGCCCGACGACATCGTCGTCACCGCCGGCACGAGCGAAGCGGTCGGGCTCGCCGCCTTCGCGGTCGCCACGATCGCCGCCCGCCCGCCCGTCGTCGCGGTCGAGCACCCCGGCTATCCCTCCGCCCGACGCACCCTCGAACGCCGTGGCGCGGACACCGCTCCCGTCGAGGTCGACGCCGACGGGCTGGTCGTCGACGCCCTGCGACGGATGCCTCGAGCACCCGACGCGGTCATGGTGACGCCGAGCCATCAGTACCCGCTCGGCGGGCGCCTGCCGGTCGCGACGCGACTCGAACTGCTCGCGTGGGCGCGCGCCGCGGGCGCACTCGTGATCGAAGACGACTACGACAGCGAGTTCCGCCACCTCGGCCCGCCACTGCCCGCGCTCGCCTCGCTCGCCTCGCGAGACGACGCCGGCCGGGTCGTGCTCGTCGGCAGCTTCTCGAAGGTGCTGACCCCCTGGCTCCGGCTCGGCTACCTCGTGCTGCCGCCCGCCGGCGCGAACCCGGCGCTGCGCGAAGCGATCGCCGGCACCCGTGCCGACGAGACCTGCCCCGTGCCCGGCATCGCGCAGGAGGCGGTCGCCGCCCTCCTCGCGAGCGGCGCCGTGCGCCGGCACATCGCCGTCTCTCGCCGCGAGTACGCTCATCGGCGCCGCCTCGTGCTGACCGCGCTCGACGGGTTGCGCGGAGCGCCGCTCTCGGGCCTCGACGGCGGACTGCACGCCGTCGTAGAGATGCGTGATGCCGCGGCATCCGCTGCCGTCGTGGCCCGGCTCGGTTCCGAGGGCATCGGCGTGGCCCCGCTCTCCGACTACTCGGCGGTGCCCGGCGAGGAGCGGTCGGGCATCGTCTTCGGCTACGCCGCGCCGAGCGACACCCAGCTCGTCGAGGGGCTCGCGCGCATTCGCGCGGCGATCCTCGATCGGCTGAGATGA
- a CDS encoding leucyl aminopeptidase — translation MTRSPSKLIPDGFTATPSLADSPVVVLDDALGGVETTGVLVFTPVADAAPIAGLSPSAWQRAGFEAEPGQTLLIPGDEPTVLVGGGAAAGLTVNGLRDATAAFVRATSKTGRLGFEIPSLGELDPAAAGQAIAEGAALARYRYSGLASKRPDAPLERLAVRIGDIEPARAATAEFRAGIEAGLITSRAANIARDLANTPPGHLTAVDLAEVAVALGARFGFDVEVFDKQQLIELGCGGLLGVNRGSTEEPRMVKLRYTPPGTSTGHLGLVGKGITYDSGGISLKPSDPMHLLMKMDMGGAASVLGAFTALRALGATATVSGWLMCTDNMPSGSAYQLGDVLTARGGTTVEVKNTDAEGRLVMMDAIALANEDGVDAIVDIATLTGAALMALGPSIAALLGNDETMLATVERAAATSDEQVWRLPLERRYRKQLDSEVADIANLGGPFAGATTAALFLDHFVGATPWAHLDIAGTMQTEADDSWRSKGATGFGTRILIDVARGFQPAR, via the coding sequence ATGACCCGCAGCCCGAGCAAGCTCATCCCCGACGGCTTCACCGCCACCCCGTCGCTCGCCGACTCGCCCGTGGTCGTGCTCGACGACGCGCTCGGCGGCGTCGAGACGACCGGCGTGCTCGTCTTCACGCCGGTCGCCGACGCGGCGCCGATCGCGGGCCTCTCACCGTCGGCCTGGCAGCGGGCCGGTTTCGAGGCCGAGCCCGGCCAGACCCTGCTCATCCCCGGCGACGAGCCGACCGTGCTCGTCGGCGGCGGCGCAGCTGCCGGGCTGACGGTGAACGGCCTGCGCGATGCCACTGCCGCGTTCGTGCGCGCGACCTCGAAGACGGGGCGACTCGGCTTCGAGATCCCGTCGCTCGGCGAGCTCGACCCCGCGGCGGCCGGCCAGGCCATCGCCGAGGGGGCGGCGCTCGCCCGATACCGCTACAGCGGCCTCGCGTCGAAGCGGCCCGATGCCCCGCTCGAGCGGCTCGCGGTGCGCATCGGCGACATCGAGCCGGCGCGCGCGGCCACCGCGGAGTTCAGGGCGGGCATCGAAGCGGGCCTCATCACCTCGCGCGCGGCGAACATCGCCAGGGACCTCGCGAACACCCCTCCCGGTCATCTCACGGCGGTCGACCTGGCCGAGGTCGCCGTCGCGCTCGGCGCACGCTTCGGCTTCGACGTCGAGGTCTTCGACAAGCAGCAGCTGATCGAGCTGGGCTGCGGAGGACTGCTCGGCGTGAACCGCGGCTCGACCGAGGAACCGCGCATGGTGAAGCTGCGCTACACCCCGCCGGGAACGTCGACCGGGCACCTCGGCCTCGTCGGCAAGGGAATCACCTACGACTCGGGCGGCATCAGCCTGAAGCCGTCCGACCCGATGCACCTGCTCATGAAGATGGACATGGGCGGCGCGGCATCCGTGCTCGGCGCCTTCACCGCCCTGCGCGCGCTCGGCGCCACCGCGACCGTGAGCGGCTGGCTCATGTGCACCGACAACATGCCGTCGGGCTCGGCCTACCAGCTCGGCGACGTGCTCACCGCGCGGGGCGGCACGACCGTCGAGGTGAAGAACACCGACGCCGAGGGCCGGCTCGTGATGATGGACGCCATCGCCCTCGCGAACGAAGACGGAGTCGACGCGATCGTCGACATCGCGACGCTCACCGGTGCCGCGCTCATGGCGCTCGGCCCCTCGATCGCGGCGCTGCTCGGCAACGACGAGACGATGCTCGCGACCGTCGAACGCGCCGCGGCGACGAGTGACGAGCAGGTCTGGCGGCTGCCGCTCGAGCGCCGGTATCGCAAGCAGCTCGACTCGGAGGTCGCGGACATCGCGAACCTCGGCGGCCCGTTCGCCGGTGCCACGACGGCGGCGCTCTTCCTCGATCACTTCGTCGGCGCCACCCCGTGGGCCCACCTCGACATCGCCGGCACGATGCAGACGGAAGCCGACGACTCGTGGCGCTCCAAGGGCGCGACGGGCTTCGGCACGCGCATCCTGATCGATGTCGCCCGGGGCTTCCAGCCGGCGCGCTGA
- a CDS encoding helix-turn-helix transcriptional regulator gives MTTSAAAMVGRDADLSRLNERLDEVRAGAPFTVVIGGEAGIGKTRLIREFQLGLPSDVRLLAGQCVDLGSVAAPYAPVKAALRTLVAEVGPERVLEAAGPGRSALAALLPELAAAETAITAMAAPAGGGAATGQLHEGIAVLLETFSRERPIVFAIEDLHWVDAATLALLRFLMRALGSSRVLTVLTYRSEDVTRGHPLRPFLSEAERDRWVERLDLSRLTRAQVRKLTRSLIGEAPTDKVIDTVFSRSDGVPFFVEELVGLDGCRDESGLPDTLRELLLARYERLSEGAQALLRVVSVGGVRISHALLEAVFDGTAGELDLAARESVLAGVLTIDGDDYTFRHALVREAILADLLPGERARFHARYAEAYETAAAAGTRRLAAEISFHWLGAHDAARAFPAAIQAMREARAAAAFATAAQLGERALGLWDVVPDPVGAAGMVKLELMGRTASHLRNAGEGERSLALVKAALAECPRDDPQYPRLLRDKAVYLANVGRPGSIPVLEDALEALGEHGSSELRMTVLTVLAGRFMIEGRLDEAVDTAERALAAALEIDSPRYASIATNVAAVSRASRGEVEAGLRGLERARELAEGDGSALLRYWVNASDLQFLVGNHHEAVRLAEAGLEQARAQGVERSSGVILASNAVDPLFALGEWDRAAALIERALALDPPGPFGVYLQRARIWAILWLGEPVRAAEELRGVRSVMTEIMKVETQTRLSVSRVTAEIALANGDIAEAWREAKRVLDRGDVPLPGYGLPLIWVAARVIGAARAGAVERAGGLPDVLTAEISAAEPELRAALDRMHGWPTHALWAAFFDAELAEAPGSTAGSDAAAWQAAAKEAAAPTAPGYLAPYALLRQGEAELACGDRASAKVTLQSALDLALSGGVGAVRDRVSRVATAAGLALEGGMGAGRAKTAGGGAPGIAGAAASDDLATAELTARERQVLELIAEGLSNRQIGERLFISGKTASVHVSAILRKLGAATRTEAAYRAGVLR, from the coding sequence GTGACCACGTCAGCGGCGGCCATGGTCGGTCGCGACGCCGACCTCTCGAGACTCAACGAGCGACTCGACGAGGTGCGTGCCGGTGCGCCGTTCACGGTCGTCATCGGCGGCGAGGCGGGCATCGGCAAGACCCGGCTCATTCGCGAGTTCCAGCTCGGCCTGCCGTCCGACGTGCGCCTGCTCGCGGGGCAGTGCGTCGACCTCGGCAGTGTGGCTGCGCCGTACGCGCCAGTGAAGGCGGCGCTCCGCACGCTCGTCGCCGAGGTCGGGCCCGAGCGCGTGCTCGAAGCGGCGGGCCCCGGTCGCTCGGCGCTCGCCGCACTGCTTCCCGAACTCGCGGCCGCCGAGACCGCGATCACGGCGATGGCAGCCCCTGCCGGGGGCGGTGCGGCCACCGGCCAGCTGCACGAGGGCATCGCGGTGCTGCTCGAGACGTTCTCGCGTGAGCGGCCCATCGTCTTCGCCATCGAAGACCTGCACTGGGTCGACGCCGCGACGCTCGCACTGCTCCGCTTCCTCATGCGCGCGCTCGGCTCGAGTCGGGTGCTCACGGTGCTCACCTATCGCAGCGAAGACGTCACCCGGGGGCATCCGCTTCGCCCCTTCCTCTCCGAGGCCGAGCGCGACCGCTGGGTCGAGCGCCTCGATCTCTCGAGGCTCACCCGCGCGCAGGTGCGAAAGCTCACGAGGTCGCTCATCGGCGAGGCACCCACCGACAAGGTCATCGACACGGTCTTCAGCCGCAGCGACGGCGTTCCGTTCTTCGTCGAAGAACTCGTCGGGCTCGACGGCTGCCGTGACGAGAGCGGGTTGCCCGACACGCTCCGCGAACTTCTGCTCGCGCGGTACGAGCGACTCTCCGAGGGTGCGCAAGCACTGCTGCGCGTCGTCAGCGTCGGCGGTGTGCGCATCTCGCACGCACTGCTCGAGGCGGTCTTCGACGGCACTGCCGGTGAACTCGATCTCGCCGCGCGCGAGAGCGTGCTGGCCGGGGTGCTCACGATCGACGGCGACGACTACACGTTCCGGCACGCGCTCGTGCGCGAGGCGATCCTCGCCGACCTCCTGCCCGGTGAGCGGGCCCGCTTCCACGCGAGATACGCCGAGGCCTACGAGACCGCCGCCGCGGCCGGCACCCGCCGCCTCGCGGCCGAGATCTCCTTCCACTGGCTCGGGGCGCACGACGCGGCTCGCGCCTTCCCCGCCGCGATCCAGGCGATGCGCGAGGCGCGCGCCGCCGCCGCGTTCGCGACCGCCGCGCAGCTCGGGGAGCGCGCGCTCGGCCTCTGGGACGTGGTGCCCGACCCGGTAGGGGCCGCCGGCATGGTCAAGCTCGAGCTCATGGGCCGCACCGCCTCGCACCTGCGCAACGCCGGCGAGGGCGAGCGAAGCCTCGCGCTCGTGAAGGCCGCCCTCGCCGAGTGCCCGCGCGACGACCCGCAATACCCGCGGCTCCTGCGCGACAAGGCGGTGTACCTCGCCAACGTGGGGCGCCCGGGGTCGATCCCGGTGCTCGAAGACGCCCTCGAGGCGCTCGGCGAGCACGGGTCGAGCGAGCTCCGCATGACCGTGCTCACCGTGCTCGCCGGCAGGTTCATGATCGAGGGCCGGCTCGACGAGGCCGTCGACACCGCAGAGCGGGCGCTCGCCGCCGCGCTCGAGATCGATTCGCCGCGGTACGCCTCGATCGCCACCAACGTCGCCGCCGTCAGCCGCGCGAGCCGCGGCGAGGTCGAGGCCGGGCTCCGCGGTCTCGAACGGGCGCGTGAACTGGCCGAGGGCGACGGCTCCGCCCTGCTGCGCTACTGGGTGAACGCCTCCGACCTCCAGTTCCTCGTCGGCAATCACCACGAGGCGGTGCGCCTGGCCGAAGCGGGGCTCGAGCAGGCGCGTGCCCAGGGCGTCGAGCGCAGCTCCGGCGTGATCCTCGCGTCGAACGCCGTCGACCCGCTCTTCGCACTCGGCGAGTGGGACCGGGCCGCCGCGCTCATCGAACGCGCGCTCGCGCTCGACCCACCGGGGCCGTTCGGCGTCTACCTCCAGCGCGCCCGCATCTGGGCCATCCTCTGGCTCGGCGAACCGGTTCGGGCCGCCGAAGAGCTGCGCGGCGTGCGCTCCGTGATGACCGAGATCATGAAGGTCGAGACGCAGACGCGGCTGAGCGTGAGCCGCGTCACCGCCGAGATCGCACTCGCGAACGGCGACATCGCCGAGGCGTGGCGAGAGGCGAAGCGGGTGCTCGATCGCGGCGACGTGCCGCTGCCCGGCTACGGCCTGCCCCTGATCTGGGTGGCGGCACGGGTCATCGGCGCCGCCCGCGCAGGTGCCGTCGAGCGTGCGGGCGGGTTGCCCGATGTTCTCACGGCCGAGATCAGCGCCGCCGAGCCCGAGCTGCGCGCGGCGCTCGATCGCATGCACGGGTGGCCGACGCACGCGCTCTGGGCGGCGTTCTTCGACGCCGAGCTCGCCGAGGCGCCCGGCAGCACCGCCGGTTCGGATGCCGCGGCGTGGCAGGCGGCAGCCAAGGAGGCAGCCGCTCCCACCGCACCGGGCTACCTCGCACCGTACGCGCTGCTTCGCCAGGGCGAGGCCGAACTCGCCTGCGGCGATCGCGCCAGCGCCAAGGTGACGTTGCAGAGCGCCCTCGACCTGGCGCTGAGCGGCGGGGTCGGTGCGGTGCGCGATCGCGTCTCGCGGGTGGCCACCGCGGCCGGGCTCGCGCTCGAGGGCGGCATGGGCGCCGGCCGGGCGAAGACGGCGGGCGGCGGCGCTCCGGGCATCGCGGGCGCCGCGGCATCCGACGATCTCGCCACCGCCGAGCTCACCGCCCGTGAACGCCAGGTGCTCGAACTCATCGCCGAGGGGCTCAGCAATCGTCAGATCGGCGAGCGGCTCTTCATCAGCGGCAAGACGGCGAGCGTGCACGTCTCGGCGATCCTGCGCAAGCTCGGCGCGGCGACCCGCACCGAGGCCGCCTACCGCGCGGGCGTGCTGCGCTGA
- a CDS encoding alpha/beta fold hydrolase has protein sequence MDIILVPGMWLDASSWHDVVPVLEAAGHRAHPVTLPGMESREADRSKVALGDHVNAVVERIDAASAPVVLVGHSAGADLVWAAVDARPDRVARAILVGGIPSAAGAALVSGYDAVDGAIPLPEWSAFDDADLAGLDDAMRARFRERAIPSPAQVLAGPQRYTDERRRDVPVTAVSTEYSSDELRGWMVEYADAMREFTSIRDVTLVDLPTGHWPQFSRPVELAELILGQPPLAAGDSGAAASRR, from the coding sequence ATGGACATCATCCTCGTTCCCGGAATGTGGCTCGACGCGTCCTCCTGGCACGACGTCGTTCCCGTGCTCGAAGCGGCCGGCCACCGCGCGCACCCGGTCACGCTGCCGGGCATGGAGTCGCGTGAGGCGGACCGCTCGAAGGTCGCCCTCGGCGATCACGTGAACGCCGTCGTCGAACGCATCGACGCGGCATCCGCGCCGGTCGTGCTCGTCGGCCACTCGGCCGGCGCCGACCTCGTCTGGGCTGCGGTCGATGCACGCCCCGACCGGGTGGCGCGGGCGATCCTCGTCGGGGGAATCCCGTCGGCCGCCGGTGCGGCGCTCGTGAGCGGCTACGACGCCGTCGACGGCGCGATCCCGCTGCCCGAGTGGTCGGCGTTCGACGACGCCGACCTCGCAGGCCTCGATGACGCGATGCGCGCCCGGTTCCGTGAGCGCGCCATCCCCTCGCCCGCGCAGGTGCTCGCCGGTCCGCAGCGCTACACCGACGAGCGCCGCCGCGACGTGCCCGTCACGGCAGTGAGCACCGAGTACTCGAGCGACGAGCTGCGCGGGTGGATGGTCGAGTACGCCGACGCCATGCGGGAGTTCACGTCGATCCGCGACGTCACGCTCGTCGATCTGCCGACCGGCCACTGGCCGCAGTTCTCCCGGCCGGTCGAGCTGGCCGAGCTCATCCTCGGTCAGCCGCCGCTCGCTGCGGGCGACTCGGGCGCCGCGGCATCCCGCCGCTGA
- a CDS encoding pyridoxamine 5'-phosphate oxidase family protein: protein MTTIEPATPVASREPRRIHRLSERQTTDPDALYELLDTELVGHLTAVVDGVPLVVPMGYARDGDHLLVHGSSGGGFALRAASDRQTVAFAVTALDGLVFARSLFDSSMNYRSAVAYGVLEPVEGERADAALVALAERLMPGRSAEVRAMTRKEIAATRVLRLRLDDVVMKTRAAGASEAPDDGEDHSVWAGVVPLGRVWGTPEPSVLTPTGTPTPDSVVALTNPPAETGKLP, encoded by the coding sequence GTGACCACGATCGAACCCGCCACTCCAGTCGCCTCCCGCGAGCCCCGCCGCATCCACCGCCTGTCGGAGCGTCAGACGACCGACCCCGATGCGCTCTACGAACTGCTCGACACCGAACTCGTCGGCCACCTCACGGCCGTCGTCGACGGCGTGCCGCTCGTCGTGCCCATGGGCTACGCCCGCGACGGCGATCACCTGCTCGTGCACGGCTCGAGCGGCGGCGGGTTCGCGTTGCGCGCGGCATCCGATCGCCAGACGGTGGCCTTCGCGGTGACCGCCCTCGACGGGCTCGTCTTCGCCCGCTCGCTCTTCGACAGCTCGATGAACTACCGCAGCGCCGTGGCCTACGGCGTGCTCGAACCGGTCGAGGGCGAGCGAGCGGATGCCGCGCTCGTCGCGTTGGCGGAACGGCTGATGCCGGGTCGCAGTGCCGAGGTGCGCGCGATGACCCGCAAGGAGATCGCCGCCACCCGGGTTTTGCGGCTGCGCCTCGACGACGTCGTCATGAAGACGCGGGCGGCCGGGGCATCCGAGGCGCCCGACGACGGCGAGGATCATTCCGTCTGGGCCGGCGTCGTGCCGCTCGGCAGGGTGTGGGGCACGCCCGAGCCCTCGGTGCTGACCCCGACGGGCACCCCGACACCCGATTCGGTGGTCGCCCTGACGAACCCGCCCGCCGAAACCGGCAAGCTTCCATGA
- the efeB gene encoding iron uptake transporter deferrochelatase/peroxidase subunit, which yields MSADRSSGGGVSRRQLFGVLGAGAAGAVVGAAGGAGVALAATGGGTTDASGAAASVYPYFGAHQAGIVTPAQDRLHFAAFDVADALDREGLIGLLTEWTDAAARLSQGLEVAEGGAVGGSDYSPPTDTGEALGLPASGLTITFGFGPGLFTDESGADRFGLSARRPAMLEPLPRFQGDALVPEMSGGDLCIQACADDPQVAVHAIRNLSRIAFGRASLRWSQLGFGRTSSTSTTQATPRNLFGFKDGTANVKAEETAIVDDHVWVHASDEPAWLAGGSYLVARRIRMIIENWDRVQLGEQEMLVGRSKGEGAPLSGGTEFTEPDFDKTGATDAPLIDADAHVRLAHPTSNGGARMLRRGYNFVDGNDSLGRLDAGLFFLSFQRSPQQFIDVQTSLARDGLNEYLKHVGSAIFAVPGGVAEGEFVGQALFA from the coding sequence ATGAGCGCCGATCGTTCCAGCGGCGGCGGCGTGAGCCGTCGGCAGCTGTTCGGTGTCCTCGGCGCGGGCGCGGCCGGGGCGGTCGTCGGTGCCGCCGGCGGGGCAGGGGTCGCGCTCGCCGCGACCGGCGGTGGCACGACGGACGCCTCGGGCGCCGCGGCATCCGTCTACCCGTACTTCGGGGCGCACCAGGCCGGCATCGTGACCCCCGCTCAAGACCGCCTGCACTTCGCCGCCTTCGACGTCGCCGACGCGCTCGACCGCGAAGGCCTCATCGGGCTGCTCACCGAGTGGACGGATGCCGCGGCGCGCCTCAGCCAGGGCCTCGAGGTCGCCGAGGGCGGGGCGGTCGGCGGCTCCGACTACTCGCCGCCGACCGACACGGGCGAGGCGCTCGGCCTGCCCGCGAGCGGGTTGACGATCACCTTCGGGTTCGGGCCGGGCCTCTTCACCGATGAGTCGGGCGCCGATCGCTTCGGCCTCTCGGCACGCAGGCCCGCGATGCTCGAACCGCTGCCGCGGTTCCAGGGCGACGCGCTCGTGCCCGAGATGTCGGGCGGCGACCTCTGCATCCAGGCGTGCGCCGACGATCCGCAGGTCGCGGTGCACGCGATCCGCAACCTCAGCCGCATCGCGTTCGGCCGGGCGAGCCTGCGCTGGTCGCAGCTCGGATTCGGCCGCACCTCGTCGACGTCGACGACGCAGGCGACACCGCGCAACCTCTTCGGCTTCAAAGACGGCACCGCGAACGTCAAGGCCGAGGAGACGGCGATCGTCGACGATCACGTGTGGGTGCACGCGTCCGACGAGCCGGCGTGGCTCGCGGGCGGCTCCTACCTCGTGGCCCGCCGCATCCGCATGATCATCGAGAACTGGGATCGCGTGCAGCTCGGCGAGCAGGAGATGCTCGTCGGCCGCTCGAAGGGCGAGGGGGCACCGCTCTCGGGCGGCACCGAGTTCACCGAACCCGACTTCGACAAGACCGGGGCGACCGACGCGCCGCTCATCGACGCCGACGCGCACGTGCGACTCGCGCATCCCACGAGCAACGGCGGTGCACGGATGCTGCGGAGGGGATACAACTTCGTCGACGGCAACGACTCGCTCGGCCGGCTCGACGCCGGGCTCTTCTTCCTCTCGTTCCAGCGCTCGCCGCAGCAGTTCATCGACGTGCAGACGAGCCTCGCGCGAGACGGCCTGAACGAGTACCTGAAGCACGTCGGCTCCGCGATCTTCGCGGTGCCGGGCGGGGTGGCCGAGGGCGAATTCGTGGGGCAGGCGCTCTTCGCCTGA
- a CDS encoding LysM peptidoglycan-binding domain-containing protein produces MRRAVGERAASIAIGVLAASAVLVLSGCVGAPAPPPVTIVATVTATPKPTPTPTPTAAPEPAPAPAPDPVPNAPAPVYEPGPAYDLGARDGANGSPVLDGGGMPISYTVVSGDSFFDIAQRFDLPQQQLLRMNPQVHDYGENVYIGDVVNLDWTKTG; encoded by the coding sequence GTGCGGCGAGCGGTTGGCGAGAGAGCGGCGTCGATCGCCATCGGAGTGCTCGCGGCCTCGGCCGTGCTGGTGCTGAGCGGGTGCGTCGGCGCCCCCGCCCCGCCTCCGGTCACGATCGTCGCGACCGTCACCGCGACCCCGAAGCCGACTCCCACGCCGACGCCGACCGCGGCGCCCGAGCCCGCCCCGGCGCCGGCACCCGACCCCGTGCCGAACGCCCCGGCCCCCGTCTACGAGCCGGGGCCCGCCTACGACCTCGGCGCACGCGACGGGGCCAACGGCTCCCCCGTGCTCGACGGCGGCGGCATGCCGATCAGCTACACCGTCGTCTCGGGCGACAGCTTCTTCGACATCGCCCAGCGGTTCGACCTGCCGCAGCAGCAGTTGCTGCGCATGAACCCGCAGGTGCACGACTACGGCGAGAACGTCTACATCGGCGATGTCGTCAACCTCGACTGGACCAAGACGGGGTGA